In one Methylophaga frappieri genomic region, the following are encoded:
- a CDS encoding muramidase has product MLPFIADMPPLEQERVVCSISAAVKYEVPANIVLAVAEKEGGRPGQRVRNSNGTHDVGPMQFNTAYLGDLEKYGITADDVAASGCYSFDLAAWRLRGHILHDSGDIWTRAANYHSRTPKYNAIYRTDLMQKAVKWADWLDEHFSTVNVTAQGGATPGDGTAMQQVIQEAARIEADSSIEQSGRQGQGSYSPSQQSGYVPRTITFSAGAGQ; this is encoded by the coding sequence ATGCTGCCGTTCATTGCTGATATGCCACCCCTGGAACAAGAGCGCGTTGTGTGCTCGATCTCGGCTGCCGTGAAATATGAAGTGCCCGCCAATATTGTGCTGGCCGTAGCCGAGAAAGAAGGCGGTAGGCCGGGCCAGCGGGTGCGTAACTCGAACGGTACGCATGACGTTGGACCTATGCAGTTCAACACTGCATACCTGGGCGACCTGGAGAAATACGGCATTACTGCGGACGATGTGGCAGCCTCTGGTTGCTACTCGTTCGACCTCGCCGCCTGGAGACTGCGCGGGCATATCCTGCACGACTCCGGGGACATTTGGACCAGGGCCGCCAACTACCATTCCCGCACACCGAAATATAACGCGATCTACCGCACCGACTTGATGCAGAAAGCCGTCAAGTGGGCCGACTGGCTTGATGAACATTTTTCGACTGTCAACGTGACCGCCCAAGGTGGTGCCACTCCTGGCGATGGGACTGCTATGCAGCAAGTCATCCAGGAAGCGGCCAGAATCGAGGCTGACAGCTCTATTGAACAGTCTGGACGCCAAGGGCAGGGGAGTTACAGCCCAAGCCAGCAAAGCGGCTATGTGCCGCGCACGATCACGTTTAGTGCGGGGGCAGGGCAATGA